The Pirellulales bacterium genome contains a region encoding:
- the fbp gene encoding class 1 fructose-bisphosphatase codes for MADTASPKVVAPAEKRATVPLSDVVERASQPLTVGQHILDQQRQFHPDATGEFSWLLSGLTLATKMVSAEVRRFGLNAVLHGTGQVNVQGEVQQQLDVFANNALLHCLGNRGNVGILASEENESPVVVLQNPQAGEYIVVFDPLDGSSNIDLNVSVGTIFSILRRDLNVNSDPAADVLQPGYQQVAAGYVLYGSSTMLVYTAGHGVYGFTLDPLIGAYVLSHPNIRMPERGNLYSVNEANADSFPEYVRRFLHWLKSGEDGTVYSSRYIGSLVADFHRTLLKGGIFLYPPTAHYAQGKLRLLYEANPIAFLAEQAGGMATDGRQRIMEIVPETLHQRTPLLVGSRYEVERIMSFAEKRGR; via the coding sequence ATGGCCGATACTGCCTCGCCGAAGGTTGTTGCCCCTGCTGAAAAACGAGCGACGGTTCCGCTGAGCGACGTCGTCGAGCGCGCCTCTCAGCCGTTGACGGTGGGCCAGCACATTCTCGACCAGCAGCGTCAGTTTCATCCGGACGCGACGGGCGAGTTCTCGTGGTTGCTGTCGGGGCTGACGCTGGCGACGAAGATGGTCTCGGCCGAAGTGAGGCGTTTCGGCCTGAATGCCGTGCTGCACGGTACGGGCCAGGTCAACGTGCAGGGCGAGGTGCAGCAGCAACTCGATGTCTTTGCCAACAATGCGCTGCTCCATTGCCTGGGCAACCGTGGCAACGTCGGCATCCTGGCCTCTGAAGAAAACGAATCGCCGGTCGTCGTGCTGCAGAACCCGCAGGCAGGCGAATACATCGTCGTGTTCGATCCGCTCGACGGTTCGAGCAACATCGATCTCAACGTCAGCGTCGGGACGATCTTCTCCATCCTGCGGCGCGACTTGAACGTCAACTCCGACCCCGCGGCCGACGTGCTGCAGCCGGGGTACCAGCAAGTGGCCGCCGGCTACGTGCTCTATGGTTCGTCGACGATGCTGGTCTACACGGCCGGGCACGGTGTGTACGGCTTCACGCTCGATCCGCTGATCGGCGCCTACGTGCTCAGCCATCCGAACATCCGCATGCCCGAGCGCGGCAACCTCTACTCGGTGAATGAGGCCAACGCCGACAGCTTTCCGGAATATGTGCGCCGCTTTCTGCACTGGCTCAAGTCGGGCGAGGACGGCACGGTTTATTCTTCGCGCTACATCGGTTCGCTGGTGGCCGACTTTCATCGCACGTTGCTCAAGGGGGGAATCTTCCTCTATCCCCCCACGGCCCATTATGCACAGGGCAAGTTGCGGCTGTTGTACGAGGCGAATCCCATTGCCTTCCTGGCCGAACAGGCCGGCGGTATGGCCACCGACGGCCGGCAACGCATCATGGAGATCGTGCCCGAGACGTTGCACCAGCGGACGCCGCTCTTGGTTGGCAGCCGCTACGAGGTGGAACGCATCATGTCATTCGCCGAGAAGCGCGGCCGTTGA
- a CDS encoding phosphotransferase: MTSHAWAESAIRWEVDPGWDDVVAELRDNPPKDWGELPGAAVVKSGPHRVVYRLDRPQGSLFVKHYRSADWRARVRSLFRPSAARREWHKSVEMLRRGVPTIRAVAWGESKQSGLATDNFFASEAIANAVALDAWLRDICPRLDPATRARQRRQIVDRLADLTARAHRAGVWHDDFHAGNILLADEGLYLIDVPGVELARGPLNWRRTRASLAMLCSGLLGDATPGERWRFWRRYLAARPELACRDVRAAGEEVLRAAHSHARRIFRGRDQRAWEANRDYYHARLTSGRAYAVRDLRPEELRRVFDDPAQFLGGQVTRPIKLSHTSVVVEANVELANRAAHVALKRCRPKAWWKNLLALVRGTRARVNWYRGQALVSRLIPTARPLAMIETGGIASTRTGYTLTEWIAGATNLHLYGWDLAVRPAHERRRRTRQLAQRLGLLVGRLHLWRISHRDLKGCNLLAAERDDRIDCYLIDLDGMRIRRWLTRATRMRDLARLAASCQAHPWLTRQDRLRFLRAYFRVQEDPAERREWKRWWREIEACSAGIAQRLTRRGEPVV, from the coding sequence ATGACCAGCCACGCCTGGGCCGAATCTGCGATACGCTGGGAAGTCGATCCCGGTTGGGACGACGTCGTGGCCGAGTTGCGCGACAATCCGCCGAAGGATTGGGGCGAATTGCCCGGCGCGGCGGTCGTCAAGTCGGGGCCGCATCGCGTCGTGTATCGGCTCGATCGGCCCCAGGGCTCGCTCTTCGTCAAGCACTATCGCAGTGCCGATTGGCGCGCACGGGTGCGGTCTCTGTTTCGGCCGAGTGCCGCGCGGCGCGAATGGCACAAGTCGGTCGAGATGCTCCGCCGCGGCGTGCCGACCATTCGCGCGGTGGCCTGGGGAGAGTCCAAACAGTCGGGCCTTGCCACCGACAACTTCTTCGCCAGCGAGGCGATCGCCAATGCCGTGGCGCTCGACGCCTGGCTGCGCGACATTTGTCCTCGTCTGGACCCGGCCACGCGCGCACGGCAGCGACGCCAGATCGTCGATCGACTGGCCGACCTGACGGCGCGCGCCCATCGCGCCGGCGTCTGGCACGATGATTTTCACGCGGGCAACATCCTGCTCGCCGATGAGGGCCTTTATCTCATCGACGTGCCGGGCGTGGAGCTTGCGCGCGGGCCCCTCAACTGGCGTCGCACGCGTGCCAGCCTGGCGATGCTCTGCTCCGGCTTGTTGGGGGACGCGACTCCTGGCGAACGCTGGCGTTTCTGGCGACGCTACCTGGCGGCCCGTCCCGAGTTGGCGTGCCGAGATGTTCGCGCAGCGGGCGAAGAGGTCCTGCGCGCGGCGCACTCCCATGCGCGCCGCATCTTCCGCGGGCGAGACCAACGGGCCTGGGAGGCGAACCGCGATTATTATCATGCCCGGCTGACCTCGGGCCGCGCTTACGCGGTGCGCGACCTAAGGCCCGAGGAACTGCGCCGCGTCTTCGACGATCCCGCGCAGTTTCTCGGCGGCCAGGTCACGCGGCCGATCAAGCTGAGCCATACCAGCGTCGTCGTCGAGGCGAACGTCGAACTGGCAAACCGCGCCGCGCACGTGGCGCTCAAACGATGCCGGCCGAAAGCGTGGTGGAAGAATCTGCTCGCGCTGGTGCGGGGCACGCGCGCGCGAGTGAACTGGTATCGTGGGCAGGCGCTCGTCTCGCGGTTGATTCCGACGGCCCGTCCGCTGGCGATGATCGAAACCGGGGGCATCGCTTCGACTCGCACTGGCTACACGCTGACTGAGTGGATCGCCGGCGCCACGAATCTGCACCTCTACGGCTGGGACCTCGCCGTGCGACCCGCGCACGAACGCCGGCGACGTACGAGACAACTTGCCCAGCGGCTGGGCCTGCTAGTGGGGCGCCTGCACTTGTGGCGGATCTCGCACCGCGATCTAAAAGGGTGCAACCTGCTGGCCGCCGAGCGCGACGATCGCATCGACTGTTACCTGATTGATCTCGACGGCATGCGTATTCGGCGCTGGCTCACGCGGGCCACGCGCATGCGCGATCTCGCGCGGCTGGCGGCCAGTTGCCAGGCCCATCCCTGGCTGACAAGGCAGGACCGCCTGCGCTTTTTGCGCGCCTATTTCCGCGTGCAGGAGGACCCGGCCGAGCGCCGCGAGTGGAAACGCTGGTGGCGCGAGATCGAGGCCTGCTCGGCGGGCATCGCGCAACGGCTGACCCGGCGCGGCGAGCCGGTCGTGTAG
- a CDS encoding GGDEF domain-containing protein, with the protein MNELFGWLPQLNFTVALAAVATIGYMVGRRRKRPDESIALKAQREIERAQSVARELERIGAAVRKHLAKHHASVARFKERVNDLTAHEEAETWKKLCDEADEFLKPTLRLAHEFAQAYDQLRQQMTHLMAFTEVRTDPLTGVRNRRALDEVLAGMFAMKTRYDQSFSVVIFDIDHFKHINDEQGHLTGDRVLRTFAAMLSDSVRETDVVARYGGEEFVIIMPQTELENAATFCERLRMTVERNLIADTKVTVSGGVASAHDGDDVQSLLNRADEALYHAKESGRNRVFRHDGTHIDPVQDNVPVSAGT; encoded by the coding sequence ATGAACGAATTGTTTGGTTGGCTACCCCAATTGAACTTTACCGTGGCCCTGGCCGCGGTGGCGACGATCGGTTACATGGTCGGCCGGCGGCGCAAACGGCCTGATGAATCGATCGCGCTCAAGGCGCAGCGCGAGATCGAGCGTGCCCAATCGGTGGCGCGCGAACTGGAACGCATTGGCGCCGCGGTACGCAAGCATCTAGCGAAGCACCACGCGAGCGTGGCCCGCTTCAAGGAACGCGTGAACGATCTCACGGCGCACGAAGAAGCCGAAACCTGGAAGAAGTTGTGCGACGAAGCGGACGAGTTTCTCAAGCCGACCTTGCGTCTGGCCCATGAATTCGCCCAGGCCTACGACCAACTGCGCCAGCAGATGACGCACTTGATGGCCTTCACCGAAGTGCGCACCGATCCGTTGACCGGTGTCCGCAATCGCCGCGCGCTCGACGAAGTGCTGGCCGGCATGTTCGCCATGAAGACCCGTTACGACCAGTCGTTCTCGGTCGTGATTTTCGACATCGACCACTTCAAGCACATCAACGACGAGCAGGGTCATCTCACCGGCGACCGCGTGCTGCGGACGTTCGCCGCCATGCTGAGCGACAGCGTTCGCGAGACGGACGTCGTGGCCCGGTACGGCGGGGAAGAATTCGTCATCATCATGCCGCAGACCGAACTCGAAAATGCGGCGACCTTCTGCGAACGATTGCGCATGACCGTGGAACGCAATCTGATCGCCGATACCAAGGTCACCGTGAGCGGCGGAGTTGCCTCGGCCCACGACGGCGACGACGTGCAAAGCCTGCTCAACCGTGCCGACGAGGCGCTCTACCACGCCAAGGAATCGGGCCGGAACCGCGTCTTCCGTCACGACGGGACGCACATCGATCCGGTGCAAGACAACGTGCCGGTCTCCGCGGGGACCTGA
- a CDS encoding FadR family transcriptional regulator, with protein sequence MPHPTPVRRTNLTGLILEQLRHYVLTHGFTAEDRLPPERDLAARLSVSRPSLRNALDWLSERGALRRVQGGGTFLQPNFLEVLTEAGLGGANPERDIAEVIEARVHLEPILARLAAERITADQATALRAEVAQAAELLEDAAAWRDHDLRLHVRIARLAGNSILCATIEAVYADIVRLWREHADELDRRELQSEHEAIVDAIAHGDADTAEQRMREHLESLHRAASGRQLRAVSA encoded by the coding sequence TTGCCCCATCCCACTCCGGTCCGGCGTACGAACCTTACCGGATTGATCCTCGAGCAACTGCGTCACTATGTCCTGACGCACGGCTTCACGGCGGAAGACCGCCTGCCGCCGGAGCGCGATCTGGCCGCGCGTTTGAGCGTAAGCCGACCATCGCTTCGCAATGCGTTGGACTGGCTGAGCGAGCGCGGCGCCCTGCGACGCGTGCAGGGGGGAGGCACATTCCTCCAGCCCAACTTTCTCGAAGTGCTGACCGAGGCCGGTCTCGGCGGCGCCAACCCCGAGCGAGACATCGCCGAGGTGATCGAGGCCCGCGTGCATCTCGAACCGATCCTGGCACGGCTGGCGGCCGAGCGAATCACCGCCGATCAGGCCACCGCGCTGCGGGCCGAGGTAGCGCAGGCCGCCGAGTTGCTCGAAGATGCCGCCGCTTGGCGCGACCACGATCTGCGTCTGCACGTGCGCATCGCCCGCCTGGCCGGCAACTCTATCCTGTGCGCCACGATCGAGGCCGTCTATGCCGACATCGTGCGCCTGTGGCGCGAGCACGCCGACGAGCTCGATCGCCGCGAGCTGCAGTCGGAACACGAAGCGATCGTCGACGCCATCGCGCACGGCGATGCCGACACCGCTGAGCAACGGATGCGCGAGCACCTTGAATCGTTGCACCGCGCCGCCAGTGGCCGTCAGCTTCGTGCCGTCAGCGCCTAG
- a CDS encoding aminopeptidase P family protein has product MAAQSTARRQRVRKQLKKLGVDALLVTNFANVTYLSGFTGDDSYLLLTRDRDVLISDPRYTTQLEEECPGLELEIRQPGTSMTAGVAKVAGSTGGTKIAVEADSMTLALSEALAAALPKAELVSTRGVVEEMREVKDADEIVLIREAIHQAERAFGVLRATLRPEQTEREVCTELEYQLRRFGATGASFPPIIAVGARAALPHARPTDQKINESDFVLVDWGANGKLYKSDLTRVLVTGKISPKLERVYGVVLKSQLAGIAAIRPGATCHEVDAAARDVIAKAGFGSKFGHGLGHGIGLDIHEGPRLGRNNQTVLKPGMVVTVEPGIYLPGWGGVRIEDDVLVTKTGHEVLTSVAKELPDMVVG; this is encoded by the coding sequence ATGGCGGCTCAAAGCACGGCGCGGCGACAACGCGTGCGCAAGCAGTTGAAGAAGTTGGGAGTCGATGCGCTGCTCGTCACCAATTTCGCGAATGTGACCTACCTCTCCGGTTTTACCGGAGATGACAGCTACTTGCTGCTCACGCGCGATCGCGATGTGCTCATCAGTGATCCTCGTTACACGACGCAGCTCGAAGAGGAATGCCCGGGGCTGGAGCTCGAGATTCGTCAGCCCGGCACCTCGATGACGGCAGGCGTGGCCAAAGTGGCCGGCTCGACGGGGGGCACGAAGATCGCGGTCGAGGCGGACTCGATGACGTTGGCCCTTTCCGAGGCGCTGGCCGCGGCGCTCCCCAAGGCGGAGCTGGTCTCGACCAGAGGGGTCGTCGAGGAAATGCGCGAGGTGAAGGACGCGGACGAGATCGTGCTGATCCGCGAGGCCATTCATCAGGCCGAGCGTGCCTTCGGCGTGTTGCGGGCGACGCTGCGGCCCGAGCAGACCGAGCGCGAAGTCTGCACCGAGCTCGAATATCAACTGCGGCGCTTCGGAGCGACGGGGGCGAGCTTTCCGCCGATTATCGCGGTGGGGGCCCGCGCGGCGCTGCCTCATGCCCGCCCGACCGACCAGAAAATCAACGAGAGCGACTTTGTTCTGGTCGACTGGGGAGCGAACGGCAAGCTCTACAAGAGCGACTTGACGCGTGTTTTGGTGACCGGTAAAATCTCGCCCAAACTTGAACGGGTGTATGGGGTTGTGTTAAAATCGCAGCTTGCGGGGATCGCGGCCATCCGGCCGGGCGCCACCTGTCACGAGGTCGACGCCGCCGCTCGCGATGTGATCGCGAAGGCCGGCTTCGGCTCGAAGTTCGGACACGGACTCGGACACGGTATCGGGCTGGATATCCACGAGGGACCGCGCCTGGGTCGAAACAACCAAACCGTGCTGAAGCCCGGCATGGTGGTCACCGTCGAGCCCGGCATCTATTTGCCCGGGTGGGGCGGTGTGCGGATCGAAGACGACGTCCTGGTGACGAAGACGGGGCACGAGGTTCTCACCAGCGTCGCCAAGGAACTGCCCGACATGGTGGTCGGGTAA
- the accB gene encoding acetyl-CoA carboxylase biotin carboxyl carrier protein, whose protein sequence is MASPPPASGDTFDLRKIRRLVELMNEHDLSEIDLRQGEVRVRLRKNHGLLVPAGGVSFAPPVAATPAAASPSSAPPAAPAAAADEQLAVVKSPMVGTFYTSSSPDSPAYVKVGDHIGPESTVCIIEAMKVFNEIPAGVSGRIAAVLVENGEPVEYGQPLFKVDTRR, encoded by the coding sequence ATGGCCAGTCCGCCCCCCGCGTCGGGCGACACCTTCGATTTGCGTAAGATTCGCCGCCTGGTCGAGCTCATGAACGAGCACGACCTGAGCGAGATCGATCTACGCCAGGGTGAAGTTCGGGTCCGCCTGCGGAAGAACCACGGCCTGCTGGTACCCGCTGGCGGCGTTTCCTTTGCACCGCCGGTTGCCGCCACGCCTGCGGCGGCTTCTCCGTCGAGTGCCCCCCCCGCGGCGCCGGCTGCCGCCGCCGACGAGCAGTTGGCGGTGGTGAAGAGCCCGATGGTGGGCACCTTCTACACCAGCAGCAGCCCCGACTCGCCCGCCTACGTCAAAGTCGGCGATCATATCGGTCCCGAGTCGACCGTCTGCATCATCGAGGCGATGAAGGTTTTCAACGAGATTCCGGCCGGGGTCTCGGGCCGCATTGCCGCGGTGCTGGTCGAGAATGGCGAGCCGGTCGAGTACGGCCAGCCATTGTTCAAGGTCGACACCCGGCGCTAG
- the accC gene encoding acetyl-CoA carboxylase biotin carboxylase subunit, translating to MFKRILIANRGEIALRIIRACRELGVETVAVYSEADRGAQYLELADEAYCLGPPRSADSYLKIDRVISAAEIGNVQAIHPGYGFLSENAHFAEVCRSCNIDFIGPSPEAMAQLGDKNQARRMAREAGVPLVPGSPGLITHEAEAVEVAHEIGFPVLIKASAGGGGRGMRVAANDLALKSALQQAQTEAEAAFGNPAVYLEKYIEHPRHVEVQILADKHGNVVHLWERDCTMQRRHQKLIEESPAPALEQSVRESICAAAVRLIRTAEYWNAATVEFIVDRNGNFYFIEVNARIQVEHPVTEMVTGIDLIKSQIRIAAGEPLPFTQEQIQHRGCALECRINAEDPAANFRPSPGRIERMYVPGGLGVRFDSHAYAGYTVSPYYDSMIGKLIVHQPTREEAIDSMLRALAELRIEGIRTTVPIQQEILQHSAFHEARVDTTFIERTWMKKG from the coding sequence ATGTTCAAGCGAATTCTGATTGCCAACCGCGGCGAAATCGCGCTGCGAATCATCCGCGCCTGCCGCGAGCTGGGCGTCGAAACGGTGGCCGTCTATAGCGAGGCCGACCGCGGCGCCCAGTACCTCGAGCTGGCCGACGAGGCCTATTGCCTCGGTCCACCCCGCAGTGCGGACAGCTACCTTAAGATCGACCGCGTCATCAGCGCCGCCGAAATCGGCAACGTGCAGGCGATTCATCCCGGCTATGGGTTTCTCTCCGAGAATGCCCACTTTGCCGAGGTGTGCCGCAGTTGCAACATCGACTTCATCGGTCCTTCACCCGAGGCGATGGCTCAACTGGGCGATAAGAACCAGGCCCGGCGCATGGCGCGCGAGGCGGGCGTGCCGCTGGTGCCGGGAAGCCCCGGTCTCATCACGCACGAGGCCGAAGCGGTCGAAGTGGCGCACGAGATCGGTTTTCCCGTGCTCATCAAGGCCTCGGCTGGCGGTGGCGGTCGCGGCATGCGCGTGGCCGCGAACGATCTGGCGCTGAAGTCCGCGCTGCAGCAGGCACAGACCGAGGCCGAGGCCGCCTTCGGCAACCCGGCCGTTTATCTCGAAAAGTACATCGAGCACCCGCGCCACGTCGAAGTGCAGATCCTGGCCGACAAACACGGCAACGTCGTACACCTCTGGGAACGCGACTGCACGATGCAGCGTCGCCACCAGAAGCTGATCGAGGAGAGTCCCGCGCCGGCCCTCGAGCAAAGCGTGCGCGAGTCGATCTGCGCCGCCGCCGTGCGGCTGATCCGCACCGCCGAATACTGGAATGCCGCCACGGTCGAGTTCATCGTCGATCGGAACGGCAACTTCTATTTTATCGAAGTGAATGCTCGCATCCAGGTCGAGCACCCCGTGACCGAGATGGTGACGGGCATCGATCTGATCAAGTCGCAGATCCGCATCGCGGCGGGCGAGCCCCTTCCCTTCACGCAGGAGCAGATCCAGCACAGGGGCTGCGCGCTCGAGTGCCGCATCAATGCCGAAGATCCCGCGGCCAATTTCCGCCCCTCGCCGGGACGCATCGAGCGGATGTACGTGCCGGGGGGGCTGGGGGTCCGTTTCGATTCGCACGCCTACGCCGGCTACACCGTCTCACCCTACTACGATTCGATGATCGGCAAGCTGATCGTCCATCAGCCCACCCGGGAAGAGGCGATCGACAGCATGCTGCGGGCGCTGGCCGAACTGCGCATCGAAGGCATCCGCACGACGGTGCCCATCCAGCAGGAGATCCTACAGCACTCCGCCTTCCACGAGGCCCGCGTGGACACCACGTTCATCGAACGAACGTGGATGAAGAAGGGGTAG
- a CDS encoding DUF1501 domain-containing protein, translated as MLDFIGCRHEFCDGVSRRDLLKVGALGLGGLTLPGLLRARATAAAEGREVRRTSVIYIELAGGPSHFETYDPKPTAPREYRGPLGSVATKLPGVRFSECMTEQAKIADRLAIIRSVQHESSSHETSAHLVQTGYYLRDRQNRENEMPCIGAVAARLRGANVSGVPAYVAVPNMMRSGAAAYLGKGFNAFETGGDPNKANFRVNNLSLVKTLSLDRLESRRTLLAALDSSRRVVDNRGVSGAMDNFTSQAFELVTGDRAREAFAIEREKDKARDRYGRTTTGQSLLLARRLVESGVGFVTVRVGSWDDHTKIKDRILGKAPALDRGVAALVKDLQASGLDQEVLVVAMGEFGRTPRVNKTAGRDHWGSVMSVLVAGGGLKMGQVIGSSNRKGEIPQSSPYRPEHVLAMVYRHLGIDPEQTFNDLSGRPRYILERRELIKELLA; from the coding sequence ATGCTCGATTTCATCGGCTGCCGTCACGAGTTCTGCGATGGGGTTTCGCGGCGCGATCTGCTGAAGGTGGGCGCGCTGGGTTTGGGCGGGCTGACGCTTCCCGGCTTGTTGCGCGCTCGTGCCACTGCGGCGGCCGAAGGGCGCGAAGTACGACGCACCTCGGTGATCTACATCGAGCTGGCCGGCGGTCCGAGCCACTTCGAAACGTACGATCCCAAGCCCACGGCCCCGCGCGAGTATCGCGGTCCGCTGGGCAGTGTGGCCACCAAACTTCCTGGTGTGCGCTTCAGCGAATGCATGACCGAGCAGGCGAAGATTGCCGATCGCCTGGCGATCATCCGTTCGGTCCAGCACGAATCGTCGAGCCACGAAACGTCGGCCCACCTGGTGCAGACGGGCTATTACCTGCGCGATCGCCAGAACCGTGAGAACGAGATGCCGTGCATTGGTGCCGTGGCGGCGCGGTTGCGTGGTGCCAATGTTTCGGGCGTGCCCGCCTATGTCGCGGTGCCGAATATGATGCGCTCGGGCGCGGCGGCCTACCTGGGCAAGGGCTTCAACGCCTTCGAGACCGGTGGGGATCCCAACAAGGCGAACTTTCGCGTCAATAACCTGTCGCTGGTGAAGACGCTGAGTCTCGATCGCCTCGAGTCGCGCCGCACGCTCCTGGCGGCGCTCGATTCGTCGCGTCGCGTGGTCGATAACCGCGGCGTCAGTGGCGCGATGGATAACTTCACGTCGCAGGCCTTCGAATTGGTGACTGGGGACCGCGCCCGCGAGGCCTTTGCCATCGAGCGCGAAAAGGACAAGGCCCGCGACCGCTACGGCCGCACGACCACGGGGCAGAGTCTGCTGCTGGCTCGCCGGCTGGTCGAGTCGGGGGTGGGCTTCGTCACCGTGCGCGTCGGCAGCTGGGACGACCACACGAAGATCAAAGATCGCATCCTGGGAAAGGCGCCGGCGCTCGACCGCGGTGTCGCCGCGCTGGTCAAAGATCTGCAAGCTAGCGGGCTCGACCAGGAGGTGCTCGTCGTTGCCATGGGCGAATTCGGCCGCACGCCGCGCGTCAACAAGACCGCCGGCCGCGACCACTGGGGCTCGGTCATGAGCGTACTCGTCGCGGGGGGCGGGCTGAAGATGGGGCAAGTGATCGGCAGCTCGAATCGCAAGGGAGAGATCCCGCAATCGAGCCCCTATCGGCCCGAGCACGTGCTGGCGATGGTCTATCGCCACTTGGGCATCGATCCCGAGCAGACCTTCAACGATCTCTCCGGCCGCCCGCGCTATATTCTCGAGCGCCGCGAGTTGATCAAGGAATTGCTCGCCTAA
- a CDS encoding putative zinc-binding metallopeptidase, translating into MRNIFESITKRLVEVWRPEEPTGRGYSYRCQCERPVFFRNSLCLGCNTVLGYEPDSALVRAIEPGPTPGTWKLFGQTEDTSLWRQCDNFESPAGCNWLVPADDEEPLCRSCRLNQTIPQLDDEQNCLWWRLIENAKRRLVSQLLTLGLPVQSKVSEDTERGVMFDLLRSPEEGPRVLTGHANGLITLNIEEADDSKREKIRNQLHEPYRTLLGHFRHEIGHYYWDRLIADTHWHEKFRELFGDERQDYAEALQRHYDHGAPADWANQYISTYASSHPWEDWAESWAHYLHVVDSLDTALGFGLRGENVETTVEPFTPEDLYDPDSPDAKRVILLINSWVQLTTVLNELARSMGQHDFYPFVMSRPVVRKLHFIQLVVNETGGGNSPL; encoded by the coding sequence ATGCGCAACATTTTCGAGTCCATCACGAAACGCCTGGTCGAGGTCTGGCGACCGGAAGAACCAACCGGGCGCGGGTACTCTTATCGTTGCCAGTGCGAGCGGCCGGTTTTCTTTCGCAACAGCCTGTGCCTGGGTTGCAATACGGTGTTGGGCTACGAGCCCGATTCGGCGCTCGTGCGCGCGATCGAGCCGGGCCCCACGCCGGGTACCTGGAAGCTGTTCGGTCAGACCGAGGATACATCTCTCTGGCGCCAGTGTGACAACTTCGAGTCGCCTGCTGGATGCAATTGGCTCGTGCCGGCCGATGACGAAGAGCCGCTCTGTCGTTCGTGCCGCTTGAATCAAACGATCCCGCAACTCGACGACGAGCAGAATTGCCTCTGGTGGCGGCTGATCGAGAATGCCAAACGCCGCTTGGTGTCGCAACTGCTCACGCTCGGCTTGCCGGTCCAGTCGAAGGTCAGCGAAGACACGGAGCGCGGCGTGATGTTCGACCTGCTGCGCTCGCCCGAGGAGGGACCTCGCGTGTTGACCGGACACGCGAATGGCCTTATCACGTTGAATATCGAGGAGGCCGACGACTCGAAACGAGAGAAGATCCGCAACCAGTTGCACGAGCCGTATCGCACCTTGCTCGGGCACTTCCGCCACGAGATCGGACACTACTACTGGGATCGGCTGATCGCCGATACGCACTGGCACGAGAAGTTCCGCGAGTTGTTCGGCGACGAACGGCAGGATTACGCCGAGGCGCTCCAACGCCACTACGATCACGGCGCGCCTGCCGACTGGGCGAACCAGTACATCAGCACGTATGCCTCGTCGCATCCGTGGGAAGACTGGGCCGAAAGTTGGGCCCACTACCTGCACGTGGTCGATAGCCTCGACACGGCGCTGGGCTTCGGCCTGCGGGGCGAAAACGTGGAGACGACGGTCGAGCCCTTCACGCCCGAGGACCTCTACGATCCCGATTCGCCCGACGCGAAGCGCGTCATCCTGCTGATCAACTCCTGGGTCCAGTTGACGACCGTGCTCAACGAACTCGCCCGCAGCATGGGACAGCACGACTTCTACCCCTTTGTCATGTCGCGTCCCGTGGTGCGCAAGCTGCATTTCATTCAGTTGGTGGTGAACGAGACGGGGGGCGGCAACTCGCCCCTGTGA
- a CDS encoding ABC transporter ATP-binding protein — protein MIDVVDFHKAYADHVAVRGISFRVEPGEVLGIIGPNGAGKTTTMRALAGIIPASRGQLSVAGHDLVEDALAAKRELAFVPDDPPLFHDLTVEEHLAFYGSVYRVSNARQKAAHLLAEFELAAKARTSASNLSRGMRQKLAVCCAYLHDPRALLFDEPLTGLDPHGIRVFKRSLEARAAAGAAVMISSHLLAMVEDLCTHVLILSGGVQRFCGPIGDLRASFDTVDAEASLEDIFFAATS, from the coding sequence GTGATCGACGTCGTCGACTTTCACAAGGCCTACGCCGATCACGTCGCCGTGCGCGGCATCTCTTTTCGCGTCGAGCCGGGGGAGGTGCTGGGTATCATCGGGCCCAACGGCGCCGGCAAGACCACGACGATGCGGGCCCTCGCGGGCATCATTCCCGCTAGCCGCGGGCAGTTGTCGGTAGCGGGTCACGATCTGGTCGAGGACGCGCTCGCGGCCAAGCGCGAGCTCGCCTTCGTGCCCGACGATCCGCCCCTGTTTCACGATCTCACGGTCGAAGAGCATCTGGCCTTCTATGGCAGCGTGTATCGCGTGAGCAATGCCCGGCAGAAGGCCGCCCATCTGCTCGCAGAGTTCGAGCTCGCTGCGAAGGCCCGTACCTCGGCCAGCAATCTCTCGCGCGGGATGCGTCAGAAACTGGCGGTGTGCTGCGCCTATCTGCACGATCCACGCGCTCTCTTGTTCGACGAGCCGCTGACGGGGCTCGATCCGCACGGCATCCGCGTCTTCAAGCGATCGCTCGAAGCCCGGGCCGCCGCCGGCGCCGCGGTGATGATCAGCTCGCACCTGCTGGCCATGGTCGAAGATCTTTGTACGCACGTGCTGATCCTTTCCGGGGGCGTGCAGCGTTTCTGCGGACCGATCGGCGATCTGCGTGCCAGCTTCGACACGGTCGACGCGGAGGCGAGTCTCGAAGATATCTTTTTCGCGGCGACTTCCTGA